One part of the Herbiconiux aconitum genome encodes these proteins:
- the nhaA gene encoding Na+/H+ antiporter NhaA: MTLIRSERVAAVLLLAAAALGLLAANSPLGAALMALQDAHLGIPGTPLDLSVGHWISDGLLAVFFFVVAVELKNEFTVGQLNSVSKAVRPAIAALGGVIVPALVYLAFTAGSGYEGGWPIPTATDIAFALGVLAVFGKGIPSRLRIFILALAILDDIVAILIIALFFTADPNLVMLVFAAVGVVVFGLLSRLLGTRFRMLVAIALVVVGLVTWSLVYLSGVHATIAGVALGLVMVRKPALRVRHALEPVTNGFILPLFAFSAALVAIPAVAPDELAAPFWGILVALPVGKLIGISLGGWLSRFVGPRERRPHLTFQGLMTAGALGGVGFTVSLLMNELAFANSPEVADEGTLAVLLGSAISIVVAAILVSRLAASYKRLRMLRLAAEQRLRDA, from the coding sequence ATGACTCTCATCCGCTCCGAACGCGTCGCTGCCGTTCTGCTGCTGGCCGCCGCCGCGCTCGGGCTGCTCGCCGCGAACAGCCCGCTCGGTGCTGCCTTGATGGCGCTCCAGGATGCCCACCTCGGCATCCCCGGCACCCCGCTCGATCTCTCGGTCGGCCACTGGATCAGCGACGGCCTGCTCGCCGTCTTCTTCTTCGTCGTGGCGGTGGAGTTGAAGAACGAGTTCACGGTGGGGCAGCTGAACTCGGTGTCGAAGGCCGTGCGCCCCGCCATCGCCGCTCTCGGCGGCGTGATCGTACCGGCCCTCGTCTACCTCGCCTTCACCGCGGGATCGGGTTACGAGGGCGGCTGGCCCATTCCCACCGCCACCGACATCGCCTTCGCGCTGGGCGTGCTCGCGGTGTTCGGCAAGGGCATCCCGTCGCGCTTGCGCATCTTCATCCTGGCTCTCGCCATCCTCGACGACATCGTCGCCATCCTCATCATCGCCCTGTTCTTCACGGCCGACCCGAACCTCGTGATGCTCGTCTTCGCCGCCGTCGGCGTGGTCGTCTTCGGCCTGCTCAGCCGGCTGCTCGGCACGCGATTCCGGATGCTCGTCGCCATCGCCCTGGTCGTCGTCGGGCTGGTCACCTGGTCGCTGGTGTACCTCTCCGGCGTGCACGCCACGATCGCGGGGGTGGCGCTCGGGCTCGTGATGGTGCGGAAGCCCGCGCTGCGCGTGCGGCACGCGCTGGAACCGGTGACCAACGGCTTCATCCTGCCGCTGTTCGCCTTCTCGGCCGCGCTCGTGGCGATCCCCGCGGTCGCGCCCGATGAGCTCGCCGCCCCGTTCTGGGGAATCCTCGTGGCCCTGCCGGTGGGCAAGCTGATCGGCATCAGCCTCGGCGGCTGGCTCTCCCGCTTCGTCGGGCCACGCGAGCGGCGCCCGCACCTGACCTTCCAGGGCCTCATGACGGCCGGCGCGCTCGGCGGCGTCGGCTTCACCGTCTCGCTGCTGATGAACGAGCTGGCGTTCGCCAACTCCCCCGAGGTGGCCGACGAGGGCACCCTCGCGGTGCTGCTCGGCTCCGCGATCTCGATCGTGGTCGCGGCCATCCTGGTCTCCCGGCTGGCTGCCTCCTACAAGAGGCTCCGGATGCTCCGCCTGGCGGCCGAGCAGAGATTGCGCGACGCCTGA
- a CDS encoding DUF2277 domain-containing protein encodes MCRSIHTLHNFEPAASDDEVHAAALQFVRKISGTTKPSKANTEAFDRAVAEITHITHHLLDDLVSSAPPKNREVEAEKAKERSARRFAIA; translated from the coding sequence ATGTGCCGAAGCATCCATACCCTCCACAACTTCGAGCCGGCCGCCTCCGACGACGAGGTGCACGCGGCAGCCCTCCAGTTCGTACGCAAGATCAGCGGCACGACCAAGCCGTCGAAGGCCAACACCGAGGCTTTCGACCGCGCGGTCGCCGAGATCACGCACATCACCCATCACCTGCTCGACGACCTGGTGAGTTCGGCGCCGCCGAAGAACCGCGAGGTCGAGGCCGAGAAGGCCAAGGAGCGCTCGGCGCGCCGTTTCGCGATCGCCTGA
- a CDS encoding acyl-CoA dehydrogenase family protein produces the protein MTLLVDTVFDLDALLTDEERDWQQRARAFASERIVPVIDDDVENEYFRQSLVPELAAEGFLGMHLTGYGAAGAGAVAYGLVCHELEAADSAWRTFVSVQGSLAMSAIHKHGSEEQKTEWLPQLARGEAIGCFALTEPAGGSDPAAMTTRARRDGDDWVLDGAKRWIGLASVADVAVIWAKDDDEVVRGFLVPTSTPGFTATPIAGKLSMRASIQCDVLLDGVRLPPTAVLPGAHGLSGPFTCLNEARYGIVWGAMGAARSCFEAALGRARTREVFGAPIGARQLVQGALADMLVEYEKGMLLALHLGRLKERGALTPEQISVGKLNSVREALQIARDARALLGGDGVTSDYPVMRHLANLESVRTYEGTDEIHKLILGRALTGLPAFS, from the coding sequence ATGACCCTCCTCGTCGACACCGTCTTCGATCTCGATGCGCTGCTCACCGACGAGGAGCGGGACTGGCAGCAGCGAGCGCGGGCGTTCGCATCCGAACGCATCGTGCCGGTGATCGACGACGACGTCGAGAACGAGTACTTCCGGCAGTCGCTCGTGCCCGAGCTCGCCGCGGAGGGATTTCTGGGCATGCATCTCACCGGGTACGGCGCGGCCGGCGCGGGCGCGGTGGCCTACGGTCTGGTGTGCCACGAGCTCGAAGCGGCCGACAGCGCGTGGCGCACCTTCGTGTCGGTGCAGGGGTCGCTCGCGATGTCGGCCATCCACAAGCACGGCTCCGAGGAGCAGAAGACCGAGTGGCTGCCACAGCTGGCACGGGGTGAGGCGATCGGATGCTTCGCACTCACCGAGCCGGCCGGGGGCAGCGATCCGGCTGCCATGACCACACGGGCCCGGCGCGACGGCGACGACTGGGTGCTGGACGGCGCCAAGCGCTGGATCGGGCTGGCCTCGGTCGCCGACGTCGCCGTGATCTGGGCGAAGGACGACGACGAGGTGGTGCGGGGTTTCCTGGTGCCGACCTCGACTCCGGGGTTCACGGCCACGCCGATCGCCGGCAAGCTCTCGATGCGCGCGTCGATCCAGTGCGACGTCCTGCTCGACGGGGTGCGGCTGCCGCCCACCGCGGTGCTTCCGGGGGCGCACGGCCTCTCCGGGCCGTTCACGTGCCTGAACGAGGCGCGATACGGCATCGTCTGGGGTGCGATGGGCGCCGCACGGTCGTGCTTCGAGGCGGCGCTCGGCCGCGCCCGCACCCGGGAGGTGTTCGGGGCTCCGATCGGGGCCCGGCAGCTCGTGCAGGGGGCGCTCGCCGACATGCTCGTCGAATATGAGAAGGGGATGCTGCTCGCCTTGCATCTCGGACGCCTGAAGGAGCGCGGCGCCCTCACGCCGGAACAGATCAGCGTGGGAAAACTCAACAGTGTGCGCGAGGCGCTGCAGATCGCGCGGGACGCGCGGGCGCTGCTCGGCGGCGACGGTGTGACGAGCGACTACCCCGTGATGCGGCACCTCGCCAACCTCGAATCGGTGCGCACCTACGAGGGCACCGACGAGATCCACAAGCTCATCCTCGGGCGGGCCCTGACCGGCCTCCCCGCCTTCTCTTGA
- a CDS encoding acyltransferase family protein has product MSSPVPPARPVFRADVQGLRAVAVIAVILNHVIGWPAGGFAGVDVFFVISGFLITGLLLRDREEHGRISLRRFYAKRMRRILPAAVTVLIATSVAAYFLFNRPRAISTLWDAVSSLLFVSNWRFAAEGTDYFQATDAVSPLQHFWSLSVEEQFYLVWPWLMLLVLAVAARSVRASTNRVRIAVGTTLAVIVAASFVYALWETATSPAPAYFSTLSRVWELGVGALLAAAAPALARLPLPVRVLGGWIGLAGILSSFFVISADTPFPGPWAAFPVLATALVIAAGVGGRQRHLVPLVNPVSVFFGDLSYSLYLWHFPILVFLLVLMPQQTTTVTLLILGLTLAVSLVSYFLIEQPLHRSPWLAGAGGGTGEALAATEEGQDARDARRAAWQGWRERFGAQFILSSLGLVVIVVAVVVTAQVTLRGGPSAAAPGAPGSPGAPAAASPNDGSGAGDTAGQPAVNPEDELQAQLAEAAAATSWPGDLSPSLDDVIAAGSSTNPARACFDIGATPDFGSCTWGSGDAPNHLYLVGDSEALSYAPAFKALAEGSDGTWKVTTVGLYGCRFTDVLIQNEGAGVMDACQQRKQDVASHIVSDAPQLVVVSNAYALGKASDGRPITVGDIVASTTTETAKYGASGRLVYLAPPPLGASLGQCYSPATSPQNCNVGIDQAWQDFQSATAAAAAATGDHVVSSLPFSCANGVCPAFAGTLPTKYDSVHLTPAFAEHLAPSIRWELGALGLF; this is encoded by the coding sequence ATGAGTTCTCCTGTGCCGCCCGCGCGACCCGTATTCCGTGCCGACGTGCAGGGTCTCCGGGCCGTCGCCGTGATCGCCGTCATCCTTAATCACGTCATCGGCTGGCCGGCCGGGGGGTTCGCCGGCGTCGACGTGTTCTTCGTGATCTCCGGGTTCCTCATCACGGGCCTCCTGCTCCGCGACCGTGAGGAGCACGGCCGCATCTCGTTACGGCGCTTCTACGCGAAACGGATGCGCCGCATCCTCCCCGCCGCCGTCACCGTGCTGATCGCGACATCCGTCGCCGCCTACTTCCTCTTCAACCGGCCGCGCGCGATCTCGACACTGTGGGACGCCGTCTCTTCGCTCCTGTTCGTGTCGAACTGGCGGTTCGCCGCGGAAGGCACCGACTACTTCCAGGCCACCGACGCGGTCTCGCCGCTTCAGCACTTCTGGTCGTTGTCGGTGGAGGAACAGTTCTATCTGGTCTGGCCGTGGTTGATGCTCCTGGTGCTGGCCGTGGCCGCCCGCTCGGTGCGGGCATCCACGAACCGCGTGCGGATCGCCGTGGGCACGACGCTGGCTGTGATCGTGGCCGCCTCGTTCGTCTATGCGCTCTGGGAGACCGCGACGAGCCCTGCACCGGCCTATTTCTCGACACTCTCGCGGGTGTGGGAACTCGGCGTGGGCGCACTGCTGGCCGCGGCGGCACCTGCCCTCGCCCGGCTGCCGCTGCCCGTGCGGGTGCTGGGTGGATGGATCGGCCTCGCGGGGATTCTCAGCTCGTTCTTCGTGATTTCGGCCGACACGCCGTTTCCGGGTCCGTGGGCGGCGTTCCCGGTGCTCGCAACCGCCCTGGTCATCGCCGCGGGCGTCGGGGGCCGCCAGCGGCATCTGGTTCCGCTCGTGAATCCGGTGAGCGTGTTCTTCGGCGACCTGTCGTATTCGCTCTACCTCTGGCACTTCCCGATCCTGGTGTTCCTGCTCGTCTTGATGCCGCAGCAGACCACCACGGTGACGCTGCTGATCCTCGGTCTCACGCTCGCCGTCTCGCTGGTCTCCTACTTCTTGATCGAGCAGCCGCTGCACCGCTCGCCGTGGCTCGCGGGAGCGGGCGGCGGCACGGGCGAGGCCCTGGCCGCGACGGAAGAGGGGCAGGATGCGCGGGACGCCCGGCGCGCTGCCTGGCAGGGCTGGCGGGAGCGGTTCGGGGCGCAATTCATCCTGTCGTCGCTCGGACTCGTGGTGATCGTGGTGGCCGTGGTCGTGACGGCACAGGTGACGTTGCGCGGTGGGCCGTCGGCGGCCGCGCCGGGTGCGCCCGGGTCGCCCGGCGCACCCGCCGCCGCTTCGCCGAATGACGGATCGGGCGCCGGCGACACGGCCGGGCAGCCCGCGGTGAACCCCGAAGACGAGTTGCAGGCCCAGCTGGCGGAGGCGGCAGCGGCCACCTCGTGGCCCGGCGACCTCTCACCTTCGCTCGACGATGTGATCGCCGCCGGCTCCAGCACCAACCCCGCGCGCGCCTGCTTCGACATCGGCGCAACGCCCGACTTCGGCTCGTGCACCTGGGGGAGCGGCGACGCCCCGAACCACCTGTATCTCGTGGGGGACTCCGAGGCGCTCTCCTACGCGCCGGCGTTCAAGGCCCTGGCCGAGGGCAGCGACGGCACGTGGAAGGTCACGACGGTCGGGCTCTACGGCTGCCGATTCACCGACGTGCTGATCCAGAACGAGGGCGCCGGCGTGATGGATGCCTGTCAGCAGCGCAAACAGGATGTCGCGTCGCACATCGTGAGCGACGCCCCCCAGCTCGTCGTGGTCTCGAACGCCTACGCCCTCGGCAAGGCGAGCGACGGACGACCAATCACGGTCGGCGACATCGTGGCGTCGACGACGACGGAGACCGCGAAGTACGGCGCATCCGGTCGCCTGGTGTATCTCGCGCCGCCGCCGCTCGGAGCGTCACTCGGGCAGTGCTATTCGCCCGCGACCAGTCCGCAGAACTGCAACGTCGGCATCGATCAGGCGTGGCAGGACTTCCAGAGCGCGACCGCGGCGGCCGCAGCCGCGACGGGCGATCACGTGGTGAGCTCGCTGCCGTTCAGCTGCGCGAACGGTGTCTGCCCCGCGTTCGCCGGCACGCTGCCGACGAAGTACGACTCGGTGCACCTGACGCCGGCGTTCGCCGAGCATCTGGCACCCTCGATCCGCTGGGAACTGGGCGCGCTCGGGCTGTTCTGA
- a CDS encoding class I SAM-dependent methyltransferase produces the protein MPDDTGDDDLHGWSAVSTEWAALWGGSAEPVWRILIAEAAAGPGTRVLDVGCGSGEFLAALVEAGAVVTGIDPAPGMVAETRRRVPGAEVRRGGVEHLPWAEGSFEVVTAVNALQFADDTLDALGEMIRVAGPGARIAVANWADRAHNDLDTIEIAVAVADGEEPQPDGDLRVEGGLEELFRDAGLDVLSAGLVEVPWEAADDDTLVRGVLLGAPPEEQRESAPVVLAAASPFRRPGGGYRLLNAFRFVVGRVPD, from the coding sequence ATGCCGGACGACACAGGCGATGACGACCTGCACGGCTGGTCGGCGGTCAGCACGGAGTGGGCCGCTCTCTGGGGCGGTTCCGCCGAACCCGTGTGGCGCATCCTGATCGCCGAAGCGGCCGCCGGCCCAGGAACCCGGGTACTCGACGTGGGGTGCGGCAGTGGGGAGTTCCTGGCAGCGCTCGTCGAGGCGGGGGCGGTGGTGACCGGGATCGATCCGGCGCCGGGGATGGTCGCCGAGACGCGACGTCGGGTGCCGGGGGCGGAGGTGCGCCGCGGTGGGGTGGAGCACCTGCCCTGGGCCGAGGGATCGTTCGAGGTGGTGACCGCCGTCAACGCACTGCAGTTCGCCGACGACACGCTGGACGCTCTCGGTGAGATGATCCGGGTCGCCGGGCCCGGCGCACGCATCGCGGTGGCGAATTGGGCGGATCGGGCGCACAACGACCTCGACACGATCGAGATCGCGGTGGCGGTCGCCGACGGCGAGGAGCCGCAACCCGATGGCGACCTGCGGGTGGAAGGCGGGCTGGAGGAGCTCTTTCGCGACGCCGGGCTCGACGTGCTCTCCGCCGGTCTCGTCGAGGTGCCCTGGGAGGCGGCCGACGACGACACGCTCGTGCGCGGAGTGCTGTTGGGCGCGCCTCCCGAGGAGCAGCGGGAATCTGCACCGGTGGTGCTCGCTGCGGCGTCGCCCTTCCGTCGACCCGGCGGCGGCTACCGGTTGCTCAACGCGTTCCGCTTCGTCGTGGGCCGCGTGCCCGACTGA
- a CDS encoding ArsR/SmtB family transcription factor encodes MAQYSTRLDGIFQALSDPTRRAVLQRLGAGPASVGELAEPFDMALPSFLKHIHSLEQSGCIRTHKQGRVRMCTLDKKSFTAIESWLAGQRALWEGRTDRLEEFVTRAAPTENTDQKEQPA; translated from the coding sequence ATGGCTCAGTATTCGACGCGGCTCGACGGCATCTTCCAGGCGCTCTCCGACCCCACGCGGCGCGCGGTGCTGCAGCGGCTCGGAGCCGGCCCCGCGAGCGTCGGTGAGCTGGCCGAACCGTTCGACATGGCCCTGCCGTCGTTCCTGAAGCACATCCACTCGCTGGAGCAGAGCGGATGCATCCGCACCCACAAGCAGGGACGGGTGCGGATGTGCACCCTCGACAAGAAGTCGTTCACGGCGATCGAGTCGTGGCTGGCCGGGCAGCGCGCGCTCTGGGAAGGGCGCACCGACCGGCTCGAGGAATTCGTCACCCGTGCCGCACCCACCGAGAACACCGACCAGAAGGAGCAGCCCGCATGA
- a CDS encoding SRPBCC family protein produces the protein MTDTVRPAADTSHPELDLTVSRIIRAPRAAVWSAWTTPASFEQWWVPTPALSRVEEMDLRPGGAFTTLISEDGGEFGPHIAGCFLAVDELERIVFTTALVGGWRPADDGFMTAVIELREHPEGTAYTARAMHKNVADRDLHEEMGFHEGWGTVTRQLAELVERA, from the coding sequence ATGACCGACACCGTCCGGCCCGCCGCCGACACCAGTCATCCCGAACTCGACCTCACGGTCTCGCGGATCATCCGGGCGCCGCGCGCCGCCGTCTGGAGCGCGTGGACCACGCCTGCGAGCTTCGAGCAGTGGTGGGTGCCGACGCCCGCCCTCAGCCGGGTGGAGGAAATGGATCTGCGACCCGGCGGCGCGTTCACCACCCTGATCAGCGAAGACGGGGGCGAGTTCGGTCCGCACATCGCGGGGTGTTTCCTCGCGGTCGACGAGCTCGAGCGGATCGTGTTCACGACCGCGCTGGTCGGCGGCTGGCGGCCGGCCGACGACGGATTCATGACGGCCGTGATCGAGTTGCGCGAGCATCCGGAGGGCACCGCCTACACCGCCCGCGCGATGCACAAGAACGTCGCCGACCGCGATCTGCACGAGGAGATGGGCTTCCACGAGGGGTGGGGCACCGTGACGCGGCAGCTGGCCGAGCTCGTCGAGCGCGCCTGA